TCGCCGATCTCGCCGAGGGTGTGCGGCCATGAGGGCGCTGCCGCTCGCCATCGGGACGCTGCATTTCGTCGGCATCGGCGGCATCGGCATGTCGGGCATCGCCGAGGTGCTGCATAATCTCGGCTATCGCGTCCAGGGCAGCGACGTTGCCGAGAGCGCCAATGTCTTGCGTCTGCGCGCCGCCGGCATTCCGGTCGCGATCGGGCATGCGGCGGACAATCTCGGGGAAGCGCGCGTCGTCGTGGTTTCGAGCGCGATCCGGCGCGACAATCCGGAAGTGCTCGCCGCCCGTCAGCGCTTCATCCCGGTGGTGCGCCGGGCCGAGATGCTGGCCGAATTGATGCGCCTCAAATGGTCGATCGCGGTTGGCGGCACGCATGGCAAGACGACGACGACGAGCCTGATCGCCGCCGTTCTCGAAGCCGCGAAGCTCGACCCCACCGTGATCAATGGCGGCATCATCAACGCTTACGGCACCAACACGCGGCTCGGCGCCGGCGATTGGATGGTGGTCGAAGCCGATGAGAGCGACGGCAGTTTTCTCCGCTTGCCGGCGGTGGTCGCGGTGGTCACCAACATGGACCCCGAGCATCTCGACCATTGGGGCACGCCGGAGGCGATGGTCGCGGGCTTTGACCAGTTCGTCGGCAATATCCCGTTTTATGGCTTCGCGGTGCTCTGCGTCGATCATCCGGCGGTGCAGCAGATGATCCCGCGTCTCGGCGATCATCGGGTCATCACCTACGGATTTTCGCCGCAGGCCGATATCCGCGCCGAGCGCATGGTCGCCGACAAGCTTGGCGCGACCTTCGAAGTCGTTGCGACCGATCGTGTCCGTGATCGCGCCCGCCGTCTCGGCCCCTTCCGTCTCCCGATGCTCGGCCGCCACAATGTCCAGAACGCGCTCGCCGCCCTTGCCATCGGGATCGAGATGGCGATCCCGGAGGCGACGCTGAAAAGCGCGCTCGCCGCCTTCCGTGGCGTCAAGCGCCGCTTCACCCGCGTCGGCGAGGCCGGCGGGATCACCATCATCGATGATTACGGCCATCATCCGGTCGAGATCGCGGCGGTTTTGAAAGCGGCGCGCCAGGCTGGGGCGAGGGATGTCGTCGCGGTGGTGCAGCCGCACCGGTTTTCGCGGCTGCAGGCTTTGTTCGACGATTTCTGCACCTCGCTCAACGATGCCGGGACGGTGATCGTCGCCGATGTCTATGCCGCCGGTGAGGCGCCGATCGCCGGCATCGACCGTGACGCGCTGGTCGAGGGCCTGCGCGCCAGCGGCCATCGCAGCGTCGTGCCGCTGCCCGCGCCTGCGCATCTCGCCGAGATGGTCAATGCCATCGCGCGGCCGGGGGATTTCGTGGTTTGCCTCGGCGCGGGCACCATCACCGCCTGGGCGAACGCGCTGCCGGCGCAGCTTGCGGCGTTGCAGGCGGCACAAAATCGCCGGCCGGGCGGCGAGGGGGCGGCATGATGGCGGCCGACAT
This portion of the Acidibrevibacterium fodinaquatile genome encodes:
- the murC gene encoding UDP-N-acetylmuramate--L-alanine ligase, which produces MRALPLAIGTLHFVGIGGIGMSGIAEVLHNLGYRVQGSDVAESANVLRLRAAGIPVAIGHAADNLGEARVVVVSSAIRRDNPEVLAARQRFIPVVRRAEMLAELMRLKWSIAVGGTHGKTTTTSLIAAVLEAAKLDPTVINGGIINAYGTNTRLGAGDWMVVEADESDGSFLRLPAVVAVVTNMDPEHLDHWGTPEAMVAGFDQFVGNIPFYGFAVLCVDHPAVQQMIPRLGDHRVITYGFSPQADIRAERMVADKLGATFEVVATDRVRDRARRLGPFRLPMLGRHNVQNALAALAIGIEMAIPEATLKSALAAFRGVKRRFTRVGEAGGITIIDDYGHHPVEIAAVLKAARQAGARDVVAVVQPHRFSRLQALFDDFCTSLNDAGTVIVADVYAAGEAPIAGIDRDALVEGLRASGHRSVVPLPAPAHLAEMVNAIARPGDFVVCLGAGTITAWANALPAQLAALQAAQNRRPGGEGAA